One part of the Solanum dulcamara chromosome 3, daSolDulc1.2, whole genome shotgun sequence genome encodes these proteins:
- the LOC129882748 gene encoding protein CHROMATIN REMODELING 8 isoform X2, giving the protein MEEEEEDKILLSSLGVTSANPEDIERDVLDQATRHVGQSNEATGIAEEERVERKEENEEGYDKKLDLFNKLRAVEVEIDAIKDGFGHLERFRRNEEEVPDTDGCSETKHTKSEQSIIQAPLDDSNLQHALADDRLRSLLETKAQLRKELSNFANDTSPDALIRDLVKDQPKFKRKVKDVQKSSNKKSKRRKTALLDDDDDFDAVLAAASSGFVETERDALVRKGMLTPFHKLKGFERRIHDSESSGRQSAAVDINSNDNDLASTSIAKAVQSISQAAQARPTTKLLDSASLPKLDAPAHPFQRLRKPLKIPQSLEITTEKNGEFTRKKKRPLPSKKWRKLASREQRQDKGSDVNTSSHEDNKGDSEDVEPSFVALEGGFKIPETIFNKLFDYQKVGVQWLWELHCQRAGGIIGDEMGLGKTIQVLSFLGSLHFSHMYKPSIIICPVTLLRQWKREAKTWYPSFHVEILHDSAHDLSSKKKQADSESEYESEDLLDSEIEGKKSSRTSKKWDSVIARVVRSNSGLLITTYEQLRLLGEKLLDIEWGYAVLDEGHRIRNPNAEVTLVCKQLQTVHRIIMTGAPIQNKLSELWSLFDFVFPGKLGVLPVFEAEFAVPISVGGYANATPLQVSTAYRCAVVLRDLIMPYLLRRMKADVNANLTKKTEHVLFCSLTTEQRSVYRAFLASSEVEQIFDGSRNSLSGIDVMRKICNHPDLLEREHSCRDPDYGNPERSGKMKVVAEVLKVWKEQGHRVLLFSQTQQMLDILERFLATCEYNYRRMDGVTPVKQRMVLIDEFNNTDDIFIFILTTKVGGLGTNLTGANRVIIFDPDWNPSTDMQARERAWRIGQKKDVTVYRLITRGTIEEKVYHRQIYKHFLTNKILKNPQQRRFFKARDMKDLFTLNDDGNGGSTETSSIFSQVSEDVNIVGAPDNQDKPSFTAETEKDDDSKIGEGNNSDPNGKAGDDNNNGELDEETSILRGLFDAHGIHSAMNHDAIMNAHDEEKLKLEEQASQVAQRAAEALRQSRMLRSRESVAVPTWTGKSGAAGGPSSAKRKFGSTVNAQLTCKSSEESSSGYAIRENAFAAGASSGKALSSAELLARIRVNREKAVSDGLVHQFGMSASTSNSRAGSVSNGHRSASSGEVVQPEVLVRQICTFIQQRGGKTNSASIVDYFRDRVPSKDLPLFKNLLKEIAILDKNPNGSFWVLKPEYQDQ; this is encoded by the exons atggaagaagaggaagaagataaGATTTTACTCAGCAGTTTGGGTGTGACCTCTGCAAATCCTGAAGATATTGAACGTGATGTCTTGGACCAG GCAACTAGGCACGTTGGGCAGAGCAATGAAGCTACGGGGATTGCTGAAGAAGAGAGAgtggaaagaaaggaagaaaatgaagaaggaTATGATAAGAAATTAGATTTGTTTAATAAATTGAGAGCTGTAGAAGTAGAAATAGATGCTATTAAAGATGGCTTTGGACACTTGGAGCGATTCAGAAGAAATGAGGAGGAAGTCCCTGATACTGATGGTTGCAGCGAGACAAAGCATACAAAGAGTGAGCAAAGCATAATTCAGGCACCTCTGGATGATTCAAACCTTCAACATGCTTTAGCTGATGATCGTCTAAGAAGTCTTCTCGAAACAAAGGCTCAACTTAGGAAAGAACTTTCAAATTTTGCTAATGATACGTCGCCTGATGCGTTGATAAGAGATCTTGTTAAGGATCAACCTAAattcaaaagaaaggtgaaagACGTTCAGAAATCAAGCAACAAGAAGAGCAAACGGAGGAAGACAGCATTGctggatgatgatgatgattttgatgCAGTGTTAGCTGCAGCATCTTCTGGATTTGTGGAAACA GAAAGAGATGCACTGGTGAGAAAAGGAATGTTAACCCCCTTCCACAAGCTCAAAGGCTTTGAACGTCGGATCCATGATTCAGAGTCTTCTGGTAGACAAAGTGCTGCAGTTGATATAAACAGTAATGACAATGACCTTGCTTCCACCAGTATTGCCAAGGCTGTCCAATCAATCTCACAGGCAGCGCAAGCTCGTCCAACCACCAAGTTGCTTGATTCTGCATCATTACCAAAACTTGATGCACCAGCCCACCCTTTCCAAAGACTAAGAAAACCCCTAAAAATCCCTCAATCATTAGAGATTACTACAGAGAAGAATGGAGAATTTactagaaagaagaaaaggCCGTTACCTAGCAAAAAGTGGAGGAAGTTGGCATCTCGTGAGCAAAGGCAGGACAAAGGATCAG ATGTCAATACCTCCAGTCATGAGGACAACAAAGGGGATAGTGAAGATGTAGAACCTTCTTTCGTGGCACTTGAAGGTGGATTCAAAATCCCGGAAACTATCTTTAACAAACTTTTTGACTATCAGAAGGTTGGTGTACAGTGGCTGTGGGAACTTCACTGTCAAAGAGCTGGTGGGATAATTGGAGATGAGATGGGTCTTGGTAAAACCATACAGGTTTTGTCTTTTCTTGGATCACTGCATTTTAGCCATATGTATAAGCCAAGCATTATCATTTGTCCGGTCACACTTTTGCGGCAATGGAAGAGGGAAGCTAAAACATGGTATCCCAGCTTCCACGTGGAGATATTACATGATTCAGCTCATGATTTATCAAGTAAAAAGAAGCAAGCAGATTCTGAAAGTGAATATGAAAGCGAAGATCTGCTCGATAGTGAGattgaaggaaaaaaatctTCTAGGACTTCTAAAAAATGGGATTCTGTCATAGCTCGTGTTGTAAGATCAAATTCTGGGCTATTGATCACCACTTATGAACAACTCCGTCTATTGGGAGAAAAATTACTTGACATTGAATGGGGTTATGCAGTGTTAGATGAAGGACATCGAATTCGGAACCCAAATGCTGAAGTTACTCTTGTATGCAAGCAGCTCCAGACTGTTCACCGTATCATAATGACAGGGGCCCCAATTCAAAACAAGTTGAGTGAACTGTGGTCATTGTTTGATTTCGTCTTCCCTGGAAAGTTGGGAGTTCTACCTGTGTTTGAGGCTGAATTTGCTGTTCCCATATCTGTTGGGGGTTATGCTAATGCAACACCGTTGCAAGTTTCCACAGCTTACAG ATGTGCTGTGGTGTTGCGTGACTTAATCATGCCTTACCTCCTCCGGCGGATGAAAGCTGATGTCAATGCTAATCTCACAAAGAAAACTGAGCATGTCCTCTTCTGTAGCCTCACTACAGAGCAGCGATCTGTTTACCGAGCTTTTCTTGCTAGCTCTGAGGTTGAACAGATTTTTGATGGGAGCAGGAACTCTCTGTCTGGAATTGATGTAATGCGTAAAATTTGCAACCATCCCGACCTTCTTGAGAGAGAACACTCCTGTAGAGATCCAGACTATGGAAACCCTGAACGCAGTGGAAAAATGAAAGTTGTTGCAGAAGTGCTTAAGGTATGGAAGGAACAGGGGCACCGTGTTCTCCttttttctcaaactcaacAGATGCTTGATATTCTTGAGAGATTTCTGGCTACTTGTGAGTACAATTATAGGCGTATGGATGGTGTCACTCCTGTAAAGCAGAGGATGGTTTTGATAGATGAATTTAACAATACAGATGATATTTTTATCTTCATCTTGACAACAAAAGTTGGTGGTCTTGGGACAAACTTGACTGGAGCTAACAGAGTAATCATCTTTGACCCAGACTGGAACCCATCAACTGATATGCAG GCCAGGGAGCGTGCTTGGCGTATTGGTCAGAAAAAAGATGTTACTGTGTATAGATTGATTACCCGAGGAACCATTGAGGAGAAGGTGTATCATCGACAGATTTACAAGCACTTTCTTACCAACAAAATATTGAAAAACCCACAGCAAAGAAGATTTTTTAAAGCAAGAGATATGAAGGATCTCTTTACATTAAATGATGATGGAAATGGGGGATCTACAGAAACATCTAGTATTTTCAGCCAAGTATCTGAAGATGTGAACATTGTTGGGGCTCCAGATAATCAAGATAAACCATCTTTTACAGCAGAGACAGAAAAGGATGATGATTCCAAGATTGGCGAGGGAAACAACTCAGATCCCAATGGAAAAGCGGGAGATGATAACAACAACGGGGAGTTAGATGAAGAAACAAGTATCCTGCGGGGTCTTTTTGACGCTCATGGGATCCAT AGTGCGATGAACCATGATGCTATTATGAATGCTCATGATGAAGAAAAGTTGAAGCTAGAGGAGCAGGCATCCCAAGTAGCTCAGAGAGCTGCAGAAGCACTGCGGCAATCAAGAATGCTTCGAAGCCGAGAAAGTGTAGCAGTGCCAACCTGGACTGGCAAATCAGGAGCTGCTGGAGGGCCATCATCTGCTAAAAGGAAATTTGGTTCTACTGTTAATGCTCAATTAACTTGTAAATCATCTGAAGAATCCTCAAGTGGCTACGCTATTAGGGAAAATGCTTTTGCTGCAGGGGCATCTTCTGGAAAAGCATTGTCGTCAGCTGAGTTATTGGCTAGGATTAGGGTGAATCGTGAGAAAGCTGTTAGTGATGGACTTGTACATCAGTTTGGTATGTCGGCTTCAACCTCCAACAGCAGAGCAGGATCTGTAAGTAATGGGCACCGGAGTGCATCTTCTGGCGAAGTGGTTCAGCCAGAAGTGTTGGTTCGCCAGATCTGTACATTTATACAACAGAGAGGTGGAAAAACCAATTCAGCCAGCATCGTAGATTATTTCAGGGACAGGGTACCATCAAAGGACCTGCCACTGTTCAAGAATCTATTAAAGGAAATAGCGATTCTTGATAAAAACCCTAATGGATCTTTCTGGGTTCTAAAGCCTGAATATCAGGATCAGTAA
- the LOC129882746 gene encoding uncharacterized protein At1g03900-like: MSLEEDEESFEHTLLVVREVSVFKIPPRPTSGGYKCGEWLQSDKIWTGRLRVVSCKERCEIRLEDPNSAELFAACFVPPGQRESSVESVLDSSRYFVLKIEDGRGKHAFIGLGFNERNEAFDFNVALSDHEKYVKREHDKEDGDGEVGDDNHIDIHPAVNHRLKEGETIRINVKNKPSIGTGMLSAVGLAAGTTGAVKTTPALAPPPSGGNKIRSPLPPPPNDPATSRKTSTTPSIDFKGPKENARHSTDPLSNLSQIERSLPSATGSGSSKTKTTAAGWAAF; the protein is encoded by the exons ATGTCGCTCGAGGAGGACGAAGAATCGTTTGAGCACACGCTCCTTGTGGTGCGTGAGGTGTCAGTTTTCAAAATCCCGCCGCGTCCGACCAGCGGCGGTTACAAGTGCGGTGAATGGCTACAATCTGATAAGATCTGGACGGGTCGACTCCGGGTCGTATCCTGTAAGGAACGTTGCGAGATCCGACTCGAGGATCCGAACTCAGCTGAGCTGTTCGCGGCGTGTTTTGTGCCTCCGGGACAGAGAGAGAGCTCGGTGGAATCGGTGCTTGACTCGTCGAGGTACTTCGTGTTGAAGATCGAGGATGGGAGAGGGAAACATGCCTTCATTGGACTAGGGTTTAACGAAAGGAATGAAGCATTTGATTTCAATGTGGCGTTATCTGATCATGAGAAGTATGTCAAGAGAGAGCACGACAAGGAAGATGGAGATGGTGAAGTTGGTGATGATAATCACATTGATATTCATCCTGCTGTTAATCACCGATTGAAG GAAGGTGAAACAATTCGGATAAATGTGAAGAACAAACCATCTATTGGGACAGGCATGCTTTCTGCTGTGGGATTGGCAGCAGGAACAACAGGAGCTGTGAAAACAACGCCAGCCCTTGCGCCTCCACCTAGTGGAGGTAACAAGATCAGGTCTCCTCTTCCACCCCCTCCAAATGATCCAGCTACGTCTCGAAAGACTTCTACTACTCCCAGTATTGATTTCAAGGGGCCAAAGGAAAATGCCAGGCATTCCACTGATCCACTTTCAAATCTTTCTCAAATTGAG AGAAGCCTTCCTTCTGCCACTGGATCTGGATCAAGTAAAACTAAAACCACAGCAGCTGGATGGGCAGCGTTTTGA
- the LOC129882749 gene encoding ABC transporter I family member 19-like yields the protein MEGESSSIQVNGMQFSYDFQTPIFFDFNLNVVPRSRCLLLGANGSGKTTLLKILAGKHMVGGKDVVRVLNFSAFHDTHLVCSGDLAYLGESWSKNVGAVGEIPLQGDFSAEHMIFGVEGVDPVRREKLTELLDIDLQWRMHKVSDGQRRRVQICMGLLHPFKVLLLDEVTVDLDVVARMDLLDFFKEECEQRGATIVYATHIFDGLETWATDLVYIQDGVLKRTDKLPELPELKSSPNLLSVVENWLRSETTIEKKKPAPAPPKVQKSSPFGSSPFQSSRHMAYFR from the exons ATGGAAGGAGAATCAAGCAGTATTCAAGTCAATGGAATGCAATTTTCGTATGATTTCCAAACTCCCATCTTTTTCGATTTCAACCTTAACGTTGTTCCCCGATCTCGATGTCTCCTCCTCGGTGCAAATGGATCCG GGAAGACAACCCTTTTGAAGATATTGGCGGGAAAGCATATGGTGGGTGGAAAAGATGTAGTCAGGGTGCTTAACTTTTCGGCTTTTCATGACACCCACCTCGTCTGTAGTGGTGATCTGGCTTACCTTGGAGAGTCTTGGAGCAAAAATGTTGGCGCTGTT GGAGAGATTCCACTTCAGGGAGATTTTTCGGCTGAACATATGATATTCGGAG TTGAAGGGGTGGATCCAGTTCGGCGAGAAAAGTTGACTGAGCTGCTGGATATTGATCTGCAGTGGCGTATGCACAAGGTATCTGATGGTCAGAGGCGTAGAGTCCAAATCTGCATGGGTCTCCTTCACCCCTTCAAG GTTCTTTTACTGGATGAGGTCACAGTTGATTTAGATGTTGTCGCGAGGATGGATTTATTGGATTTCtttaaagaagaatgtgaacaG AGAGGAGCTACAATTGTCTATGCAACACATATATTTGATGGACTGGAAACATGGGCGACTGATCTTGTTTACATCCAAGACGGAGTTCTGAAGAGGACTGATAAATTACCCGAGCTTCCTGAGTTGAAGTCTTCCCCCAATTTGCTTTCAGTAGTTGAGAACTGGTTGCGGTCTGAGACTACTATTGAGAAAAAGAAGCCGGCTCCCGCTCCACCAAAAGTGCAAAAGTCCTCTCCATTTGGCAGTTCTCCATTTCAGTCATCTAGACATATGGCGTATTTTCGCTGA
- the LOC129882748 gene encoding protein CHROMATIN REMODELING 8 isoform X1, with translation MEEEEEDKILLSSLGVTSANPEDIERDVLDQVCYVQATRHVGQSNEATGIAEEERVERKEENEEGYDKKLDLFNKLRAVEVEIDAIKDGFGHLERFRRNEEEVPDTDGCSETKHTKSEQSIIQAPLDDSNLQHALADDRLRSLLETKAQLRKELSNFANDTSPDALIRDLVKDQPKFKRKVKDVQKSSNKKSKRRKTALLDDDDDFDAVLAAASSGFVETERDALVRKGMLTPFHKLKGFERRIHDSESSGRQSAAVDINSNDNDLASTSIAKAVQSISQAAQARPTTKLLDSASLPKLDAPAHPFQRLRKPLKIPQSLEITTEKNGEFTRKKKRPLPSKKWRKLASREQRQDKGSDVNTSSHEDNKGDSEDVEPSFVALEGGFKIPETIFNKLFDYQKVGVQWLWELHCQRAGGIIGDEMGLGKTIQVLSFLGSLHFSHMYKPSIIICPVTLLRQWKREAKTWYPSFHVEILHDSAHDLSSKKKQADSESEYESEDLLDSEIEGKKSSRTSKKWDSVIARVVRSNSGLLITTYEQLRLLGEKLLDIEWGYAVLDEGHRIRNPNAEVTLVCKQLQTVHRIIMTGAPIQNKLSELWSLFDFVFPGKLGVLPVFEAEFAVPISVGGYANATPLQVSTAYRCAVVLRDLIMPYLLRRMKADVNANLTKKTEHVLFCSLTTEQRSVYRAFLASSEVEQIFDGSRNSLSGIDVMRKICNHPDLLEREHSCRDPDYGNPERSGKMKVVAEVLKVWKEQGHRVLLFSQTQQMLDILERFLATCEYNYRRMDGVTPVKQRMVLIDEFNNTDDIFIFILTTKVGGLGTNLTGANRVIIFDPDWNPSTDMQARERAWRIGQKKDVTVYRLITRGTIEEKVYHRQIYKHFLTNKILKNPQQRRFFKARDMKDLFTLNDDGNGGSTETSSIFSQVSEDVNIVGAPDNQDKPSFTAETEKDDDSKIGEGNNSDPNGKAGDDNNNGELDEETSILRGLFDAHGIHSAMNHDAIMNAHDEEKLKLEEQASQVAQRAAEALRQSRMLRSRESVAVPTWTGKSGAAGGPSSAKRKFGSTVNAQLTCKSSEESSSGYAIRENAFAAGASSGKALSSAELLARIRVNREKAVSDGLVHQFGMSASTSNSRAGSVSNGHRSASSGEVVQPEVLVRQICTFIQQRGGKTNSASIVDYFRDRVPSKDLPLFKNLLKEIAILDKNPNGSFWVLKPEYQDQ, from the exons atggaagaagaggaagaagataaGATTTTACTCAGCAGTTTGGGTGTGACCTCTGCAAATCCTGAAGATATTGAACGTGATGTCTTGGACCAGGTTTGTTATGTACAG GCAACTAGGCACGTTGGGCAGAGCAATGAAGCTACGGGGATTGCTGAAGAAGAGAGAgtggaaagaaaggaagaaaatgaagaaggaTATGATAAGAAATTAGATTTGTTTAATAAATTGAGAGCTGTAGAAGTAGAAATAGATGCTATTAAAGATGGCTTTGGACACTTGGAGCGATTCAGAAGAAATGAGGAGGAAGTCCCTGATACTGATGGTTGCAGCGAGACAAAGCATACAAAGAGTGAGCAAAGCATAATTCAGGCACCTCTGGATGATTCAAACCTTCAACATGCTTTAGCTGATGATCGTCTAAGAAGTCTTCTCGAAACAAAGGCTCAACTTAGGAAAGAACTTTCAAATTTTGCTAATGATACGTCGCCTGATGCGTTGATAAGAGATCTTGTTAAGGATCAACCTAAattcaaaagaaaggtgaaagACGTTCAGAAATCAAGCAACAAGAAGAGCAAACGGAGGAAGACAGCATTGctggatgatgatgatgattttgatgCAGTGTTAGCTGCAGCATCTTCTGGATTTGTGGAAACA GAAAGAGATGCACTGGTGAGAAAAGGAATGTTAACCCCCTTCCACAAGCTCAAAGGCTTTGAACGTCGGATCCATGATTCAGAGTCTTCTGGTAGACAAAGTGCTGCAGTTGATATAAACAGTAATGACAATGACCTTGCTTCCACCAGTATTGCCAAGGCTGTCCAATCAATCTCACAGGCAGCGCAAGCTCGTCCAACCACCAAGTTGCTTGATTCTGCATCATTACCAAAACTTGATGCACCAGCCCACCCTTTCCAAAGACTAAGAAAACCCCTAAAAATCCCTCAATCATTAGAGATTACTACAGAGAAGAATGGAGAATTTactagaaagaagaaaaggCCGTTACCTAGCAAAAAGTGGAGGAAGTTGGCATCTCGTGAGCAAAGGCAGGACAAAGGATCAG ATGTCAATACCTCCAGTCATGAGGACAACAAAGGGGATAGTGAAGATGTAGAACCTTCTTTCGTGGCACTTGAAGGTGGATTCAAAATCCCGGAAACTATCTTTAACAAACTTTTTGACTATCAGAAGGTTGGTGTACAGTGGCTGTGGGAACTTCACTGTCAAAGAGCTGGTGGGATAATTGGAGATGAGATGGGTCTTGGTAAAACCATACAGGTTTTGTCTTTTCTTGGATCACTGCATTTTAGCCATATGTATAAGCCAAGCATTATCATTTGTCCGGTCACACTTTTGCGGCAATGGAAGAGGGAAGCTAAAACATGGTATCCCAGCTTCCACGTGGAGATATTACATGATTCAGCTCATGATTTATCAAGTAAAAAGAAGCAAGCAGATTCTGAAAGTGAATATGAAAGCGAAGATCTGCTCGATAGTGAGattgaaggaaaaaaatctTCTAGGACTTCTAAAAAATGGGATTCTGTCATAGCTCGTGTTGTAAGATCAAATTCTGGGCTATTGATCACCACTTATGAACAACTCCGTCTATTGGGAGAAAAATTACTTGACATTGAATGGGGTTATGCAGTGTTAGATGAAGGACATCGAATTCGGAACCCAAATGCTGAAGTTACTCTTGTATGCAAGCAGCTCCAGACTGTTCACCGTATCATAATGACAGGGGCCCCAATTCAAAACAAGTTGAGTGAACTGTGGTCATTGTTTGATTTCGTCTTCCCTGGAAAGTTGGGAGTTCTACCTGTGTTTGAGGCTGAATTTGCTGTTCCCATATCTGTTGGGGGTTATGCTAATGCAACACCGTTGCAAGTTTCCACAGCTTACAG ATGTGCTGTGGTGTTGCGTGACTTAATCATGCCTTACCTCCTCCGGCGGATGAAAGCTGATGTCAATGCTAATCTCACAAAGAAAACTGAGCATGTCCTCTTCTGTAGCCTCACTACAGAGCAGCGATCTGTTTACCGAGCTTTTCTTGCTAGCTCTGAGGTTGAACAGATTTTTGATGGGAGCAGGAACTCTCTGTCTGGAATTGATGTAATGCGTAAAATTTGCAACCATCCCGACCTTCTTGAGAGAGAACACTCCTGTAGAGATCCAGACTATGGAAACCCTGAACGCAGTGGAAAAATGAAAGTTGTTGCAGAAGTGCTTAAGGTATGGAAGGAACAGGGGCACCGTGTTCTCCttttttctcaaactcaacAGATGCTTGATATTCTTGAGAGATTTCTGGCTACTTGTGAGTACAATTATAGGCGTATGGATGGTGTCACTCCTGTAAAGCAGAGGATGGTTTTGATAGATGAATTTAACAATACAGATGATATTTTTATCTTCATCTTGACAACAAAAGTTGGTGGTCTTGGGACAAACTTGACTGGAGCTAACAGAGTAATCATCTTTGACCCAGACTGGAACCCATCAACTGATATGCAG GCCAGGGAGCGTGCTTGGCGTATTGGTCAGAAAAAAGATGTTACTGTGTATAGATTGATTACCCGAGGAACCATTGAGGAGAAGGTGTATCATCGACAGATTTACAAGCACTTTCTTACCAACAAAATATTGAAAAACCCACAGCAAAGAAGATTTTTTAAAGCAAGAGATATGAAGGATCTCTTTACATTAAATGATGATGGAAATGGGGGATCTACAGAAACATCTAGTATTTTCAGCCAAGTATCTGAAGATGTGAACATTGTTGGGGCTCCAGATAATCAAGATAAACCATCTTTTACAGCAGAGACAGAAAAGGATGATGATTCCAAGATTGGCGAGGGAAACAACTCAGATCCCAATGGAAAAGCGGGAGATGATAACAACAACGGGGAGTTAGATGAAGAAACAAGTATCCTGCGGGGTCTTTTTGACGCTCATGGGATCCAT AGTGCGATGAACCATGATGCTATTATGAATGCTCATGATGAAGAAAAGTTGAAGCTAGAGGAGCAGGCATCCCAAGTAGCTCAGAGAGCTGCAGAAGCACTGCGGCAATCAAGAATGCTTCGAAGCCGAGAAAGTGTAGCAGTGCCAACCTGGACTGGCAAATCAGGAGCTGCTGGAGGGCCATCATCTGCTAAAAGGAAATTTGGTTCTACTGTTAATGCTCAATTAACTTGTAAATCATCTGAAGAATCCTCAAGTGGCTACGCTATTAGGGAAAATGCTTTTGCTGCAGGGGCATCTTCTGGAAAAGCATTGTCGTCAGCTGAGTTATTGGCTAGGATTAGGGTGAATCGTGAGAAAGCTGTTAGTGATGGACTTGTACATCAGTTTGGTATGTCGGCTTCAACCTCCAACAGCAGAGCAGGATCTGTAAGTAATGGGCACCGGAGTGCATCTTCTGGCGAAGTGGTTCAGCCAGAAGTGTTGGTTCGCCAGATCTGTACATTTATACAACAGAGAGGTGGAAAAACCAATTCAGCCAGCATCGTAGATTATTTCAGGGACAGGGTACCATCAAAGGACCTGCCACTGTTCAAGAATCTATTAAAGGAAATAGCGATTCTTGATAAAAACCCTAATGGATCTTTCTGGGTTCTAAAGCCTGAATATCAGGATCAGTAA
- the LOC129882747 gene encoding H/ACA ribonucleoprotein complex subunit 3-like protein, giving the protein MYLQFYINENGDKVYTTKKESPLGLATQSAHPARFSPDDKFSRQRVLLKKRFGLLPTQKPAQKY; this is encoded by the exons ATGTATCTCCAGTTTTACATCAATGAGAATGGTGACAAAGTTTACACAACTAAG AAAGAGTCGCCACTGGGTTTGGCCACGCAATCTGCTCACCCAG CCCGCTTTTCGCCGGATGATAAATTTTCTAGGCAAAGAGTGCTTCTGAAGAAGCGTTTTGGTTTGCTTCCTACCCAAAAACCAGCTCAAAAGTACTAA